The following coding sequences lie in one Methanofollis fontis genomic window:
- a CDS encoding PEGA domain-containing protein, which yields MQINSTPAGAAVYLNGTATGDLTNATLADKPVGTYNVTVELDGYDPATEIVTLTKDETEDVSFTLMQQVGTLQVNSVPSGAAVYLNGTATGDLTNATLTDKPVGTYNVTVELDGYDPATEIVTLTKDETEDVSFTLMQQVGTLQVNSVPSGAAVYLNGTATGDLTNATLTDKPVGTYNVTVELDGYDPATEIVTLSKDETEDVSFTLVQQLGTLQINSTPAGASVYLNGTATGDLTNVTLADKPVGTYNVTVELDGYDPATEIVTLSKDETEEVAFTLVQQLGTLQINSTPSGAAVYLNGTATGDLTNATLADKPVGTYNVTVLKDGYDPATEIVTLSKDETEDVSFTLVQQLGILQINSTPWGAAVYLNGTATGDLTNVTLADKPVGTYNVTVELEGYDPATEIVTLSKDETEEVSFTLVQQLGTLQINSTPSGAAVYLNGTDTGDLTNATLADKPVGTYNVTVELNGYDPATEVVTLSKDETEDVSFTLVQQLGILQINSTPSGAAVYLNGTATGDLTNVTLADKPVGTYNVTVELDGYDPATEVVTLSKDETEEVAFTLVQQLGTLQINSTPSGAAVYLNGTATGDLTNATLTDKPVGTYNVTVELEGYDPATEIVTLSKDETEEVSFTLVQQLGTLQINSTPSGAAVYLNGTVTGDLTNATLADKPVGTYNVTVELVGYDPATEIVTLTKDETEDVSFTLVQQLGTLQINSTPAGASVYLNGTATGDLTNVTLADKPVGTYNVTVEKEGYDAQSRIVTLSKDETELVAFTLVGQTGTLQVNSTPTGARISLNGTETGEITNFTFADKPVGAYNVTVEKEGYDPATEIVTLSKDETEDVSFTLVQQLGILQINSTPSGAAVYLNGTATGDLTNATLADKPVGTYNVTVELDGYDPATEIVTLSKDETEEVSFTLVQQLGTLQINSTPSGAAVYLNGTATGDLTNATLEDKPVGTYNVTVELDGYDPATEIVTLSKDETEEVAFTLVQQLGTLQINSTPAGAAVYLNGTATGDLTNATLEDKPVGTYNVTVLKDGYDPATEVVTLTKDETEDVSFTLVQQLGTLQINSTPSGAAVYLNGTATGDLTNATLEDKPVGTYNVTVELNGYDPATEIVTLTKDETEDVSFTLVQQLGTLQINSTPVGAAVYLNGTATGDLTNATLADKPVGTYNVTVELDGYDPATEVVTLTKDETEEVSFTLVQQLGTLQINSTPAGAAVYLNGTATGDLTNATLADKPVGTYNVTVELDGYDPATEIVTLTKDETEDVSFTLVQQLGTLQINSTPSGAAVYLNGTATGDLTNATLEDKPVGTYNVTVELDGYDPATEVVTLTKDETEDVSFTLVQQLGTLQINSTPSGAAVYLNGTATGDLTNATLEDKPVGIYNVTVELNGYDPATEIVTLSKDETEDVSFTLVQQLGTLQINSTPAGAAVYLNGTDTGDLTNATLADKPVGTYNVTVEKEGYDAQSRIVTLSKDETELVAFTLVGQTGTLQVNSTPAGARISLNGTETGEITNFTFADQPVGAYNVTVEKEGYDAQSRIVTLSKDETELVAFTLVGQTGTLQVNSTPAGARISLNGTETGESTNFTFADQPVGTYNVTVEKEGYDAQSRIVTLSKDETELVAFTLVGQTGTLQVNSTPAGARISLNGTETGESTNFTFADQPVGTYNVTVEKEGYDAQSRIVTLSKDETELVAFTLVGQTGTLQVNSTPAGARISLNGTETGESTNFTFADQPVGTYNVTVEKEGYDAQSRIVTLSRDETELVDFTLVGQTGTLQVNSTPAGARISLNGTETGEITNFTFADQPVGTYNVTVEKEGYDAQSRIATVTVGTIETVDFTLISHPGAIRVGSSPANATIWLDGENTGQLTNTTLTGIAAGTHTVTVEKPGYLRPTNRSVTVVPDEESEVFFTLTQESGSIHVTSSPDEAWIWLDGCNTTALTNTTLPDIPVGSHTLTVEKAGYNPSSARSIEVATDETAEVSFTLTPVGTAPVAAFTATPLSGDAPLQVTFTDTSTDGPETWNWTFGDGNVSDERNPLHTYTEEGTYTVSLTVANGYGQDTLTREDYIVVSSTPAITLTAPTGRLPANESGEFPVTAEGLDATTALAFTIGYDPALITVDSAAPTPLTEAAVFDATIDNTNGRVSIAIADGSGITAEGTAAVANITFRSAPAIEGLRQTATLAITDATAHTADHESPVIRENGAIAVEARTAVDAPSGALPVESSKYLTVTAAGLNEVTDLSFIMEYNRTVMTVTDIRANATMPGLNVSSDIRNANGWLQVSAAAPDAITSEDVVSLIDLQVHSNGLPCERQLRLINPQWTRENATYQFDDMRPGYITITPVPTALNDTRPVTVSNMTFDDATQEVAINLTANRNATITDDNTTICVRNPGIDITIRTAGLENRSSEWTGECTGASIGNITNAVDLSGDVGAVTTGISANISGALSGLTDPDTRLNVTITRGAVNETMGRLFQLAVSESEGAELEEVAYTMEINKSKFGNITVSDAIIVMSASAAYVDAWGGADSFTILSLAADGTVTHLETTYTYADGIYTFTALSPDGFSYKALVAYTVYEDPVARFSATPLAGSAPLMVQFYDYSDGHPETWHWDFGDGQTSTQQNPVHTYTAVGTYDVALSITNPAGEDTAEEMDYITVTNLMTVDFTATPLSGSAPLMVRFTDRTTGTPTSWLWDFGDRQTSTEQNPVHIYQGSGPYTVSLTATNAYGTITAEKQRFITVSYPNDNDDSDMPTPTPTITPTPTPVQTTPAPTPEPTVTHPASTSVEGVEFITTADLPLGTGGEVERPVIVWADDHTACLSIEVGVTARDASGRPVDAIRIVAVPTTDLPAAAGIGAVEHPQAISAYECTPDGTTFSPDIALTFILSEDEWKKFGPSAEVGWLNTSSNEWERIAGEIDESQRTITVHIDHFSTYALFGDEQPYLTVVPEITGTSPDRSEGMSLWFGAVIIIVLIVAGVLYFRRRNEE from the coding sequence GACGTGAGTTTCACCCTGGTGCAGCAGCTCGGGACATTGCAGATCAACTCCACACCGGCGGGAGCCAGTGTCTACCTGAATGGCACCGCAACCGGTGACCTCACGAACGTCACCCTCGCAGACAAACCGGTCGGGACCTACAATGTGACGGTTGAACTGGACGGATACGACCCGGCAACCGAGATTGTCACCCTCTCCAAGGACGAAACCGAGGAGGTTGCATTCACCCTCGTGCAGCAGCTCGGGACACTGCAGATCAACTCCACGCCCTCCGGAGCGGCGGTCTATCTCAACGGAACCGCAACCGGTGACCTCACGAATGCCACCCTCGCAGACAAACCCGTAGGGACCTATAATGTCACCGTCCTGAAGGACGGATACGACCCGGCGACAGAGATCGTCACCCTCTCCAAGGACGAGACCGAGGATGTCTCCTTTACCCTCGTGCAGCAGCTCGGGATATTGCAGATCAACTCCACTCCCTGGGGAGCGGCGGTCTACCTCAACGGCACCGCGACCGGCGACCTCACGAACGTCACCCTCGCAGACAAACCGGTCGGGACCTACAACGTCACCGTTGAACTGGAGGGATACGACCCGGCAACCGAGATCGTCACCCTCTCCAAGGACGAGACCGAGGAAGTCTCCTTTACGCTCGTCCAGCAGCTCGGAACATTGCAGATCAACTCCACTCCCTCGGGGGCAGCGGTATATCTCAATGGCACTGATACGGGAGACCTCACGAACGCCACCCTCGCAGACAAACCGGTCGGGACCTACAATGTCACCGTCGAGTTGAATGGATACGATCCGGCGACAGAGGTCGTCACCCTCTCCAAGGACGAGACCGAGGACGTGAGTTTCACCCTGGTGCAGCAGCTCGGGATATTGCAGATCAACTCCACTCCCTCCGGAGCGGCGGTATATCTCAACGGAACTGCAACCGGTGACCTCACGAACGTCACCCTCGCAGACAAACCGGTCGGGACCTACAATGTGACGGTTGAACTGGACGGATACGACCCGGCAACGGAAGTCGTCACCCTCTCCAAGGACGAAACCGAGGAGGTTGCATTCACCCTCGTGCAGCAGCTCGGGACACTGCAGATCAACTCCACGCCCTCCGGAGCGGCGGTCTATCTCAACGGAACCGCAACCGGGGACCTCACGAACGCCACCCTCACAGACAAACCGGTCGGGACGTATAATGTCACCGTTGAACTGGAGGGATACGATCCGGCAACGGAGATCGTCACCCTCTCCAAGGACGAGACCGAAGAGGTCTCCTTTACGCTCGTCCAGCAGCTCGGGACATTGCAGATCAACTCCACTCCCTCGGGGGCAGCGGTATATCTCAATGGCACTGTTACGGGCGACCTCACGAACGCAACCCTGGCAGACAAACCGGTCGGGACCTACAATGTCACCGTTGAACTGGTGGGATACGATCCGGCAACAGAGATTGTCACCCTCACGAAAGACGAAACCGAGGATGTCTCCTTTACGCTCGTCCAGCAGCTCGGGACACTCCAGATCAACTCCACTCCGGCAGGAGCCAGCGTCTATCTGAACGGAACGGCCACGGGAGACCTCACGAACGTCACCCTGGCAGACAAACCAGTCGGGACCTACAACGTCACCGTCGAAAAGGAGGGTTACGACGCCCAGAGCAGGATTGTAACCCTCTCGAAGGACGAGACCGAACTCGTCGCATTCACCCTTGTTGGCCAGACAGGCACACTGCAGGTGAACTCCACACCAACAGGCGCCCGGATCTCACTGAACGGCACTGAAACCGGCGAAATCACAAACTTCACCTTCGCAGACAAACCGGTCGGAGCCTACAACGTCACCGTCGAAAAGGAGGGATACGACCCGGCGACCGAGATCGTCACCCTCTCCAAGGACGAGACCGAGGACGTGAGTTTCACCCTGGTGCAGCAGCTCGGGATATTGCAGATCAACTCCACTCCCTCCGGAGCGGCGGTCTACCTGAACGGCACTGCTACAGGCGACCTCACGAATGCCACCCTCGCAGACAAACCGGTCGGCACCTACAATGTAACGGTTGAACTGGACGGATACGACCCGGCAACGGAGATCGTCACCCTCTCCAAGGACGAGACCGAGGAGGTCTCCTTTACGCTCGTCCAGCAGCTCGGGACGTTGCAGATCAACTCTACTCCCTCCGGAGCGGCGGTATATCTGAACGGAACGGCCACGGGAGACCTCACGAACGCTACCCTCGAAGACAAACCGGTCGGGACCTACAACGTCACGGTTGAACTGGACGGATACGACCCGGCAACGGAGATCGTCACCCTCTCCAAGGACGAGACCGAGGAGGTCGCATTCACCCTCGTGCAGCAGCTCGGAACATTGCAGATCAACTCCACTCCGGCAGGAGCGGCGGTCTACCTGAACGGCACCGCAACCGGGGACCTCACGAACGCAACCCTCGAAGACAAACCGGTCGGGACCTACAATGTCACCGTCCTGAAGGACGGATACGATCCGGCGACAGAGGTCGTCACCCTCACCAAGGACGAGACCGAGGACGTGAGTTTCACCCTGGTGCAGCAGCTCGGGACACTGCAGATCAACTCCACGCCCTCGGGAGCGGCGGTTTACCTGAACGGCACCGCAACCGGAGACCTCACGAATGCCACCCTCGAAGACAAACCGGTCGGGACCTACAATGTGACGGTTGAACTGAACGGGTATGACCCGGCAACGGAGATCGTCACTCTCACCAAGGACGAGACCGAGGATGTCTCCTTTACGCTCGTCCAGCAGCTCGGGACGTTGCAGATCAACTCCACGCCGGTGGGAGCAGCGGTTTACCTGAATGGAACCGCAACCGGAGACCTCACAAACGCCACCCTCGCAGACAAACCGGTCGGGACCTACAATGTCACCGTGGAGCTGGACGGATACGATCCGGCGACAGAGGTCGTCACTCTCACCAAGGACGAGACCGAGGAGGTCTCCTTTACGCTCGTGCAGCAGCTCGGGACATTGCAGATCAACTCCACACCGGCGGGAGCGGCGGTTTACCTGAACGGCACCGCAACCGGCGACCTCACGAACGCTACCCTCGCAGACAAACCCGTCGGGACCTACAACGTCACGGTTGAACTGGACGGATACGATCCGGCAACGGAGATCGTCACTCTCACCAAGGACGAGACCGAGGATGTCTCCTTTACGCTCGTGCAGCAGCTCGGGACGTTGCAGATCAACTCTACTCCCTCCGGAGCGGCGGTATATCTGAACGGAACGGCCACGGGAGACCTCACGAACGCTACCCTCGAAGACAAACCGGTCGGGACCTACAACGTCACGGTTGAACTGGACGGATACGACCCGGCGACAGAGGTCGTCACCCTCACGAAGGACGAGACCGAGGATGTCTCCTTTACCCTCGTCCAGCAGCTCGGGACATTGCAGATCAACTCCACTCCCTCGGGGGCAGCGGTATACCTGAACGGCACCGCAACCGGCGACCTCACGAACGCCACCCTCGAAGACAAACCGGTCGGGATCTACAATGTCACCGTCGAGTTGAATGGATACGATCCGGCGACAGAGATCGTCACCCTCTCGAAGGACGAGACCGAGGATGTCTCCTTTACGCTCGTCCAGCAGCTCGGGACACTCCAGATCAACTCCACCCCGGCAGGAGCAGCGGTCTACCTGAACGGCACTGATACGGGAGACCTCACGAACGCCACCCTGGCAGACAAACCGGTCGGGACCTACAACGTCACCGTCGAAAAGGAGGGATACGACGCCCAGAGCAGGATTGTAACCCTCTCGAAGGACGAAACCGAACTCGTCGCATTCACCCTTGTTGGCCAGACGGGCACACTGCAGGTGAACTCCACACCAGCAGGTGCCAGGATATCACTGAACGGCACTGAAACCGGCGAAATCACGAACTTCACCTTCGCTGATCAGCCCGTCGGAGCCTACAACGTCACCGTCGAAAAGGAGGGATACGACGCCCAGAGCAGGATTGTAACCCTCTCGAAGGACGAGACCGAACTCGTCGCATTCACCCTTGTGGGCCAGACGGGCACACTGCAGGTGAACTCCACACCAGCAGGTGCCAGGATATCACTGAACGGCACTGAAACCGGTGAAAGCACGAACTTCACCTTCGCTGATCAGCCCGTCGGAACCTACAACGTCACCGTCGAAAAGGAGGGATACGACGCCCAGAGCAGGATTGTAACCCTCTCGAAGGACGAGACCGAACTCGTCGCATTCACCCTTGTGGGCCAGACGGGCACACTGCAGGTGAACTCCACACCAGCAGGTGCCAGGATATCACTGAACGGCACTGAAACCGGTGAAAGCACGAACTTCACCTTCGCTGATCAGCCCGTCGGAACCTACAACGTCACCGTCGAAAAGGAGGGATACGACGCCCAGAGCAGGATTGTAACCCTCTCGAAGGACGAGACCGAACTCGTCGCATTCACCCTTGTGGGCCAGACGGGCACACTGCAGGTGAACTCCACACCAGCCGGTGCCCGGATATCACTGAACGGCACTGAAACCGGTGAAAGCACGAACTTCACCTTCGCTGATCAGCCCGTCGGAACCTACAATGTCACCGTCGAAAAGGAGGGATACGACGCCCAGAGCAGGATTGTAACCCTCTCTAGGGACGAAACCGAACTCGTCGACTTCACCCTTGTTGGCCAGACAGGCACACTGCAGGTGAACTCCACACCAGCCGGTGCCCGGATCTCACTGAACGGCACCGAAACCGGTGAAATCACAAACTTCACCTTCGCTGATCAGCCCGTCGGAACCTACAATGTCACCGTCGAAAAGGAGGGATACGATGCCCAGAGCAGGATTGCGACCGTAACCGTCGGCACCATTGAAACGGTGGACTTCACCCTCATATCACACCCCGGTGCCATCCGCGTCGGTTCCAGTCCGGCGAACGCCACCATCTGGCTGGACGGCGAGAACACCGGTCAGCTCACGAACACCACCCTCACCGGTATCGCCGCCGGCACTCACACGGTCACCGTCGAGAAACCCGGTTACCTGCGCCCGACAAACCGGAGCGTGACGGTCGTGCCGGATGAGGAGAGTGAGGTCTTCTTTACCCTCACACAGGAGAGCGGCTCGATCCATGTCACCTCCTCACCAGACGAAGCATGGATCTGGCTGGACGGCTGCAACACCACTGCCCTCACGAACACCACGCTCCCTGACATCCCGGTCGGCAGTCACACGCTCACCGTCGAGAAAGCCGGCTACAACCCGTCATCCGCCCGATCCATAGAGGTCGCCACAGACGAGACAGCAGAGGTCTCTTTCACCCTCACCCCGGTCGGAACCGCACCGGTGGCCGCGTTCACCGCCACACCCCTCTCGGGTGACGCACCGTTGCAGGTGACCTTCACCGACACCTCTACCGACGGCCCTGAGACCTGGAACTGGACATTTGGTGACGGAAATGTCTCTGATGAGAGGAACCCGCTCCACACCTACACAGAGGAGGGGACCTACACCGTCTCCCTCACCGTTGCAAACGGCTATGGACAGGACACCCTCACCAGGGAAGACTACATCGTCGTGAGCAGCACACCTGCCATTACGCTCACCGCTCCCACCGGCAGACTCCCGGCAAACGAGAGCGGCGAATTCCCGGTGACCGCCGAAGGACTCGATGCCACGACCGCCCTCGCCTTCACCATCGGCTATGACCCGGCACTCATCACCGTGGACAGCGCCGCTCCGACCCCCCTCACCGAGGCGGCGGTCTTCGATGCCACGATTGACAACACCAACGGCCGTGTCTCCATTGCCATCGCCGACGGCTCCGGCATCACCGCCGAAGGCACTGCTGCGGTTGCAAACATCACCTTCCGGTCCGCACCCGCAATCGAAGGCCTCCGGCAGACCGCCACTCTCGCCATCACGGACGCCACCGCCCACACCGCCGACCACGAATCGCCGGTCATCCGTGAGAACGGCGCCATCGCCGTCGAGGCTCGAACCGCCGTGGACGCACCCTCGGGGGCACTGCCGGTCGAATCGTCGAAATACCTGACCGTCACGGCAGCAGGGCTCAATGAGGTCACCGACCTCTCCTTCATCATGGAGTACAACCGCACGGTCATGACGGTGACCGATATCCGGGCCAATGCCACCATGCCGGGCCTCAACGTCTCCTCCGATATCAGGAACGCAAACGGCTGGCTCCAGGTCAGTGCAGCCGCCCCGGACGCCATCACGAGCGAGGACGTCGTCTCCCTCATCGACCTGCAGGTGCACTCGAACGGTCTGCCCTGTGAACGCCAGCTCCGGCTTATCAATCCACAGTGGACTCGAGAGAATGCCACCTACCAGTTCGACGACATGCGGCCCGGTTACATCACCATCACACCGGTGCCGACCGCCCTCAATGACACCCGGCCCGTCACGGTTTCGAACATGACCTTCGACGATGCCACGCAGGAGGTCGCCATCAACCTCACCGCAAACCGGAACGCCACCATCACCGACGACAACACCACCATCTGTGTCCGCAACCCCGGCATCGACATCACCATCCGCACCGCAGGCCTGGAGAACCGTTCCTCGGAATGGACCGGTGAGTGCACCGGTGCCTCGATCGGCAATATCACGAATGCCGTTGACCTCAGCGGCGACGTGGGCGCGGTCACGACCGGCATCAGTGCAAACATCTCCGGCGCCCTCTCCGGCCTGACCGACCCGGACACCCGCCTCAATGTCACGATCACCCGTGGTGCCGTGAACGAGACGATGGGCCGACTCTTCCAGCTCGCCGTCAGCGAATCTGAAGGCGCGGAACTCGAAGAAGTGGCCTATACGATGGAGATCAACAAATCCAAGTTCGGGAACATCACGGTCTCCGATGCGATCATCGTGATGAGCGCCTCCGCCGCCTATGTGGATGCATGGGGCGGGGCGGACAGTTTCACCATCCTCAGCCTCGCCGCCGACGGTACGGTCACCCACCTCGAGACGACCTACACCTATGCCGACGGCATCTACACCTTCACCGCCCTCTCGCCGGATGGTTTCTCCTACAAGGCGCTTGTGGCGTACACCGTCTACGAAGATCCGGTGGCACGCTTCTCCGCCACCCCGCTCGCAGGGTCCGCACCGCTCATGGTGCAGTTCTATGACTACTCGGACGGCCATCCCGAGACCTGGCACTGGGACTTCGGCGACGGGCAGACCTCGACCCAGCAGAACCCGGTCCACACCTACACGGCCGTCGGCACCTATGACGTCGCTCTCTCGATCACGAACCCGGCAGGAGAGGACACGGCAGAAGAGATGGACTACATCACCGTCACCAACCTGATGACGGTCGATTTCACCGCAACACCGCTCTCCGGCTCTGCCCCGCTGATGGTCAGGTTCACCGACCGGACCACCGGCACGCCGACCTCATGGCTCTGGGACTTCGGCGACAGGCAGACCTCAACCGAACAGAACCCGGTGCATATCTACCAGGGTTCGGGCCCATACACGGTCTCCCTGACGGCCACGAACGCATATGGCACCATTACTGCCGAAAAACAGCGGTTCATCACTGTCTCGTATCCGAACGATAACGATGACAGCGATATGCCGACACCAACGCCGACGATAACGCCGACACCCACACCGGTCCAGACCACACCTGCACCTACGCCGGAACCGACGGTGACCCACCCCGCCTCAACATCTGTGGAGGGAGTGGAGTTTATCACGACGGCAGACCTGCCGCTCGGGACCGGCGGCGAGGTGGAGAGACCGGTGATTGTGTGGGCGGATGACCATACCGCCTGCCTCTCCATCGAGGTCGGAGTGACGGCACGCGATGCGTCCGGCAGGCCGGTTGACGCGATCCGTATCGTCGCCGTGCCCACAACCGACCTCCCGGCTGCCGCTGGAATCGGGGCGGTTGAGCACCCGCAGGCAATCTCCGCCTATGAGTGTACCCCTGATGGAACGACCTTCTCACCGGACATCGCCCTCACATTCATTCTTTCAGAGGACGAATGGAAGAAATTCGGACCCAGTGCAGAGGTCGGGTGGCTCAACACCTCAAGCAACGAATGGGAGCGCATCGCCGGAGAGATCGATGAGAGTCAGAGGACAATCACGGTCCATATCGATCATTTCAGCACCTACGCACTCTTCGGAGACGAACAGCCATATCTGACCGTGGTACCGGAGATCACCGGGACATCGCCAGACAGATCAGAGGGGATGTCGCTCTGGTTCGGGGCGGTGATCATCATCGTTCTGATTGTCGCCGGCGTCCTGTACTTCAGAAGAAGAAATGAAGAATGA